The Methanoplanus sp. FWC-SCC4 genome has a window encoding:
- a CDS encoding tRNA pseudouridine(54/55) synthase Pus10 — protein sequence MTDILKQVQEILEYGPICDHCLGRMYGKSSHGLGNEERGKALRIALALLNNTPYIKEEETCWICGNLFDKTDLWAEKIKDALKDIEHETILVGCKVPPLVTESEEMVWTDLSLQSPEPIKAEFNRVTGKAVTALTGSEVNFKRPDIVIVCDIGSEEVDVQINPLYIYGRYCKYERGIPQTRWHCRECRGKGCERCNFTGKMYQDSVEELIGNPILEVCDAKDAVLHGAGREDIDARMLGTGRPFALEIVEPKIRSVSLKELEALVNKSAENRVSITLDHVSDRHEVETLKSGKAHKKYSILVEVEGDISINDVKSALADLKGTTINQRTPERVSHRRADKVRKRQCIDIECEGVEDGKFRIYVLGDAGLYIKELISGDEGRTKPSLTEKLGCSAHVTSLDVIMVEGVVPENQNEVER from the coding sequence ATGACTGATATACTGAAACAGGTTCAGGAGATACTTGAATACGGCCCAATCTGTGATCATTGTCTTGGCAGAATGTACGGCAAAAGTTCACATGGCCTTGGTAATGAAGAAAGGGGAAAAGCCCTGAGGATTGCACTGGCCCTTCTTAACAATACACCTTACATTAAAGAAGAAGAAACATGCTGGATATGCGGTAATCTTTTTGACAAAACCGATTTATGGGCTGAAAAAATAAAAGATGCCCTAAAAGACATCGAGCATGAGACAATTCTTGTAGGATGCAAGGTTCCTCCGCTTGTCACTGAAAGCGAGGAGATGGTATGGACTGATCTCTCTTTGCAGTCTCCCGAACCTATTAAGGCTGAATTTAACAGGGTAACCGGAAAAGCTGTAACAGCCCTAACAGGCAGCGAGGTAAACTTCAAACGTCCCGATATTGTCATAGTCTGTGACATTGGATCTGAAGAAGTAGATGTCCAGATAAACCCACTTTATATCTATGGAAGATACTGTAAATATGAACGGGGTATCCCACAGACAAGGTGGCACTGCAGGGAATGCCGAGGCAAAGGCTGTGAAAGATGTAACTTCACAGGCAAGATGTATCAGGATTCAGTTGAGGAGCTTATCGGCAATCCGATTCTCGAAGTTTGTGATGCCAAAGATGCGGTCCTTCATGGTGCCGGCAGGGAAGATATTGATGCAAGGATGCTCGGTACCGGAAGGCCCTTTGCCCTTGAAATAGTAGAACCAAAGATCAGAAGCGTATCATTAAAAGAACTTGAAGCGCTTGTAAACAAAAGCGCTGAGAACAGGGTTTCAATTACTTTGGATCATGTAAGTGACAGACATGAGGTGGAAACCCTTAAATCCGGAAAAGCTCATAAGAAGTACAGCATTCTGGTAGAAGTAGAAGGCGATATTTCAATAAATGACGTTAAATCTGCCCTTGCCGACCTGAAAGGGACGACAATAAACCAGCGCACCCCCGAAAGGGTGTCCCACCGCAGGGCAGATAAAGTCAGAAAACGCCAATGCATTGATATAGAGTGCGAAGGTGTTGAGGATGGTAAATTCAGGATTTATGTTCTTGGAGATGCCGGACTTTACATCAAAGAACTCATATCAGGTGATGAGGGCAGAACAAAACCAAGTCTGACTGAAAAACTTGGATGTTCAGCTCATGTTACCAGTCTTGATGTAATAATGGTTGAAGGGGTTGTCCCCGAAAATCAGAATGAAGTGGAGAGATAA
- a CDS encoding translation initiation factor IF-6 — translation MTETIDFTGDENIGVYTRVFEDHAFVPLNAPEEYVSVLEKRLGVEVVKTTIQGSSIIGSLLVGNSNGMITSGLATAEESEILKSYGNVMFLSRTMNAAGNIILANDELAVVHPGTPERVVEKISDFLDVPVLMMTIGGIPTVGMAAVATNTGILVSPGITAQELKELEEIAGELPIGTGTVNMGSSLVGTGLLANSKSFIAGSSTSGYELGRIEDVFGFV, via the coding sequence ATGACAGAAACGATCGACTTCACCGGTGATGAGAATATCGGTGTATACACACGCGTATTTGAAGATCATGCATTCGTTCCTTTGAATGCACCGGAAGAATATGTTAGTGTTTTAGAGAAGAGACTTGGTGTTGAGGTAGTAAAAACCACAATACAGGGAAGTTCGATCATAGGCTCATTACTTGTTGGAAACAGTAATGGAATGATTACAAGCGGTCTTGCAACTGCTGAAGAATCAGAGATCCTAAAAAGCTACGGCAATGTTATGTTTCTGAGCAGAACAATGAATGCTGCCGGAAACATAATTCTTGCAAACGATGAACTTGCAGTAGTTCACCCCGGCACGCCGGAAAGAGTTGTAGAAAAGATCTCTGATTTTCTTGACGTTCCTGTATTAATGATGACAATTGGAGGTATTCCCACAGTAGGAATGGCTGCCGTTGCCACAAACACAGGAATACTTGTAAGCCCTGGAATTACTGCACAAGAATTGAAAGAGCTTGAAGAGATTGCAGGAGAACTTCCCATCGGTACAGGTACTGTTAACATGGGAAGCAGTCTTGTTGGAACAGGACTTCTTGCAAACAGCAAGTCATTCATTGCAGGATCTTCAACAAGTGGTTATGAGCTTGGAAGAATAGAAGACGTATTTGGCTTTGTTTGA
- the ftsY gene encoding signal recognition particle-docking protein FtsY, giving the protein MFKSLKEKLKNVSKKFGSHIDDVIEKESTEMVQESTPVTSQIETETVPAQQEPKEPSETSFKVLPETESPKKPKFSEKIKVLIKEHEILLSEKDISEPLDELEIILLENDVAFDAVDSIINHMREDLIGKKRKIRTSSEDFVIEALKNALLDVLGEGFSLTNYIDTHEKPVKVLFTGVNGAGKTTTIAKVAHFLKSNGYSVVIGSGDTFRAGANEQMRTHAERIGVKVISHQEGADPSAVLFDAVSYAKAHNIDVVLADTAGRFHNRANLMNQLDKIKRVMQPDIVTYVDEAVAGNDAVIRAEEFNNTVGTDTVVLTKADMDTKGGAAISITHTIKKPIMFLGVGQGYDDVIPFEPERLVNELLGAEN; this is encoded by the coding sequence ATGTTCAAGTCGCTCAAAGAAAAACTAAAAAATGTTTCTAAAAAATTCGGTTCACACATTGATGATGTAATCGAAAAGGAAAGTACAGAGATGGTGCAGGAAAGCACCCCTGTAACTTCTCAAATAGAAACTGAAACCGTACCTGCACAACAGGAACCAAAAGAACCATCTGAGACTTCTTTTAAAGTATTACCAGAAACTGAATCTCCAAAAAAACCGAAGTTCAGTGAAAAGATTAAAGTGCTTATCAAAGAGCATGAAATTCTTCTTTCAGAAAAAGATATCAGTGAACCTCTTGATGAACTGGAAATTATTCTTCTGGAAAATGATGTTGCCTTTGATGCCGTCGATTCTATCATTAACCATATGAGAGAAGACCTGATCGGCAAAAAAAGAAAGATCAGGACCTCATCAGAGGACTTTGTTATTGAGGCTTTAAAAAATGCTCTTCTTGATGTTCTTGGAGAAGGATTTTCACTTACAAATTACATTGACACACATGAAAAACCTGTAAAAGTACTTTTCACAGGAGTAAATGGTGCCGGGAAAACAACCACAATTGCAAAAGTGGCGCATTTCCTGAAAAGTAATGGCTACTCTGTCGTAATTGGTTCAGGTGATACCTTCCGTGCAGGCGCAAATGAACAGATGAGAACCCATGCAGAACGCATTGGTGTAAAAGTAATCAGCCATCAGGAAGGAGCAGATCCTTCAGCTGTTTTGTTCGACGCTGTAAGTTATGCGAAAGCCCATAATATCGATGTTGTGCTTGCAGATACAGCAGGCCGTTTCCATAACAGGGCAAACCTGATGAATCAGCTTGATAAAATCAAGAGAGTCATGCAGCCTGACATTGTCACATATGTAGATGAGGCAGTTGCAGGAAATGATGCTGTTATCAGAGCAGAGGAATTCAACAACACTGTCGGAACAGACACAGTTGTACTCACAAAAGCAGATATGGATACAAAAGGCGGCGCTGCAATCTCAATTACCCACACCATAAAAAAACCAATTATGTTTCTTGGTGTAGGTCAGGGATACGATGATGTAATACCTTTTGAACCCGAAAGATTAGTTAATGAACTTCTGGGAGCTGAAAACTAA
- the purN gene encoding phosphoribosylglycinamide formyltransferase, translated as MKNIAVLASGRGSNFQGIIDGINCGKINGKLVCLITDKPDAYAITRAKSNNIPVIVIDFSLFKSREDYNRALNKAMLEAKADLFILAGYMRLLDDETAKTFSGKMINIHPALLPSFTGLKAQKQAIEYGVKVAGCTVHFVDEGMDTGPIILQHVVPVFDTDDEEKLSERILKEEHIALPKAVELFCNDKIKIEGRIVRILPE; from the coding sequence ATGAAAAATATTGCTGTGCTTGCCTCAGGAAGAGGATCAAATTTTCAGGGAATTATTGACGGCATAAATTGCGGCAAAATCAATGGAAAGCTTGTATGCCTTATCACTGATAAACCGGATGCCTATGCAATAACCAGAGCAAAATCCAATAATATACCGGTTATTGTCATTGATTTCTCCTTATTCAAATCACGGGAAGATTACAACAGGGCCTTAAACAAAGCAATGCTTGAAGCCAAAGCAGATCTCTTTATTCTCGCGGGTTATATGCGCCTTTTGGATGATGAAACGGCAAAAACCTTTTCGGGCAAAATGATTAATATACATCCAGCCCTCCTTCCTTCATTTACAGGGCTCAAAGCTCAAAAACAGGCAATAGAGTATGGAGTTAAAGTCGCAGGGTGCACTGTTCATTTTGTAGATGAAGGTATGGACACAGGCCCGATCATACTTCAGCATGTTGTTCCGGTTTTTGATACGGATGATGAGGAAAAATTATCTGAAAGAATACTAAAAGAAGAACATATTGCACTTCCAAAGGCAGTTGAATTATTTTGCAATGATAAAATTAAAATCGAAGGCAGAATTGTCAGAATACTTCCAGAATAA
- a CDS encoding DUF7411 family protein, translating to MKAGILFSGGKDSSLAALMLSRDYEVELNTFVFDKNHDISGVETAAEVLQLPLIKRVFSGELIDVVMEMMVESGYPNDAINLVHRNAINTLSKEYDVIGDGTRLNDRVPMLDYAEVQRLEAKENSALVRPLLGFGRREVNRLVEKHFIVKYGETGEIKNGDYENEIRAAFNAKGLDPHKIFPSHHQQSLVVGRPATFKVVK from the coding sequence ATGAAAGCCGGAATACTTTTCAGCGGAGGAAAAGACAGTTCTCTTGCAGCATTAATGCTTTCAAGAGACTATGAAGTGGAATTAAACACCTTTGTCTTTGATAAAAATCATGACATATCAGGTGTAGAAACCGCGGCAGAAGTCTTGCAGCTTCCATTGATAAAAAGAGTATTCAGCGGGGAACTGATTGATGTTGTGATGGAGATGATGGTTGAGAGCGGATATCCAAACGATGCCATCAACCTTGTGCATAGGAACGCCATCAATACTCTTTCAAAAGAGTATGATGTTATAGGAGATGGAACACGCCTGAATGATCGTGTACCCATGCTGGATTATGCTGAAGTCCAGAGACTTGAAGCAAAAGAAAACAGCGCTCTCGTGCGGCCTCTGCTAGGATTTGGGAGAAGAGAAGTCAACCGCCTGGTCGAAAAACACTTCATTGTTAAATACGGTGAAACAGGTGAGATCAAAAACGGGGACTATGAAAATGAAATCCGTGCAGCATTCAATGCAAAGGGTCTTGATCCTCACAAAATATTTCCCAGCCACCATCAGCAGTCACTCGTTGTTGGCAGACCTGCCACATTTAAAGTGGTGAAATAA
- a CDS encoding YhbY family RNA-binding protein produces the protein MTDKDLNRKINLLKATLWIGKKGCTDSTIEEIRRQIKDSSIIKVKWLRSTDIDPEQIAALSNAELVQVRGRTMVLRRNKERK, from the coding sequence ATGACCGATAAAGATCTGAACAGAAAAATAAATCTATTGAAGGCTACACTTTGGATCGGTAAAAAAGGATGTACCGATAGCACCATTGAAGAAATTCGCCGCCAGATTAAAGACAGCAGCATCATTAAAGTGAAATGGCTCAGAAGTACAGACATTGATCCTGAACAAATTGCAGCATTGAGCAATGCTGAATTAGTGCAGGTACGTGGAAGAACCATGGTTCTTAGAAGAAATAAAGAAAGAAAATAA
- a CDS encoding ribonuclease P protein component 4, whose protein sequence is MARKKDKTQQREIARERIARLFYMAKIFYKDNPSLSDNCVKHARVISMKHRIRIPKPYNRQYCRNCYRFLVPGDNLKVRIHRKKVIMTCSKCGYMRRYPILEKKEK, encoded by the coding sequence ATGGCCAGAAAAAAAGACAAAACGCAACAGAGAGAAATTGCACGTGAAAGAATTGCACGCCTCTTTTATATGGCAAAGATATTTTATAAAGACAATCCTTCACTCAGTGACAACTGCGTAAAACATGCACGTGTTATCTCAATGAAACACCGCATAAGAATACCCAAACCTTATAACAGGCAATATTGCCGGAATTGTTACAGATTTCTAGTACCCGGTGACAATCTGAAAGTCAGGATACACAGGAAGAAAGTGATTATGACCTGTAGTAAATGTGGTTATATGCGTAGATATCCTATTTTGGAGAAGAAAGAAAAATGA
- the trmY gene encoding tRNA (pseudouridine(54)-N(1))-methyltransferase TrmY, which translates to MTKRFLVVGHKACTTGDFSLNDMPGGAGRMDVLCRCVNSCFFLSHDLRHDVECFLVLLGEPEPPKTILIKGNEVRYLSPDERSAGSLIKKALNLPCGESFRESTKGIYVRKGNLKRLLEEYDFALLDENGKDIRAIDPVPESFILSDHHNFTEEEEEMIKNLPKVSAGPKILHADHTITVILNEMDRRET; encoded by the coding sequence TTGACAAAACGTTTTTTGGTTGTGGGGCATAAAGCCTGCACAACAGGCGATTTTTCCCTCAATGACATGCCCGGCGGTGCCGGAAGGATGGATGTACTTTGCAGATGTGTCAACTCATGTTTTTTTCTATCACATGATTTAAGGCATGATGTTGAATGCTTCCTGGTCCTGCTTGGGGAACCTGAACCTCCGAAAACAATTCTTATCAAAGGAAATGAAGTTCGTTACTTAAGTCCTGATGAAAGAAGTGCCGGTTCACTTATAAAAAAAGCCCTTAATCTACCATGCGGAGAAAGCTTCAGGGAATCTACAAAAGGAATCTATGTCAGAAAAGGAAACTTAAAACGCCTTTTGGAAGAATATGATTTCGCGCTCCTTGATGAAAACGGAAAAGACATCAGGGCTATTGATCCAGTACCGGAATCTTTCATCCTCTCTGATCATCATAACTTCACAGAGGAAGAAGAAGAAATGATAAAAAATCTCCCGAAAGTATCGGCAGGTCCGAAAATCCTGCACGCTGATCATACAATCACAGTGATACTCAACGAAATGGACAGGAGAGAAACTTAA
- the pfdA gene encoding prefoldin subunit alpha: MENVDPREVQMLQQYLNEFSQEIEAYSAQLQMLEQRRIESLTAVDTINTIKENPDNTVLLQIGGGASLKVKIVEADKTLLNIGSDVIVERNYDETSSYLKDRVKEMEALEKKITESISQLQKQAKEIAKKIESAYKQMQA, encoded by the coding sequence GTGGAAAACGTTGACCCTCGTGAAGTGCAGATGCTTCAGCAGTACTTAAACGAGTTTAGTCAGGAAATTGAAGCCTATTCCGCACAGTTACAAATGCTGGAACAGCGCAGAATAGAATCCCTGACGGCAGTTGACACAATCAATACAATCAAGGAAAACCCCGATAACACAGTTCTTCTCCAAATCGGAGGAGGAGCATCACTGAAGGTTAAGATCGTTGAAGCAGATAAAACTCTGTTAAACATCGGTTCAGACGTAATTGTTGAACGCAATTACGATGAGACCTCTTCATATCTCAAAGACCGTGTTAAAGAAATGGAAGCACTTGAGAAGAAAATAACAGAATCAATTTCACAGCTCCAGAAACAGGCAAAAGAAATTGCAAAAAAAATTGAGTCTGCATACAAGCAGATGCAGGCCTGA
- a CDS encoding 50S ribosomal protein L39e, whose product MSKVTKARKIRLAKACEQNRRVPAWVMIKTKRNVVTHPMRRNWRRSKLKV is encoded by the coding sequence ATGAGTAAAGTTACAAAAGCAAGAAAAATAAGATTGGCTAAAGCATGCGAGCAGAATCGCCGTGTGCCTGCCTGGGTAATGATTAAAACAAAGCGGAATGTTGTAACTCACCCTATGAGACGCAACTGGAGACGCAGTAAACTGAAGGTGTGA
- a CDS encoding 50S ribosomal protein L31e, whose protein sequence is MADILKEQIYIIPLRDVKKAPRWKRSPKAIKEIRAFLAKHMKSEDIKLDSSINEKIWERGSEKPPRKVRVRAMKFEDGQVQAELAEE, encoded by the coding sequence ATGGCAGACATTTTAAAAGAGCAAATATACATCATCCCTCTTCGCGATGTAAAGAAGGCTCCACGCTGGAAGCGCAGCCCAAAAGCGATCAAGGAAATTCGTGCTTTCCTCGCAAAGCACATGAAAAGTGAAGACATAAAACTGGACTCCAGCATCAATGAAAAGATCTGGGAACGTGGAAGCGAAAAGCCGCCCCGTAAAGTACGTGTCCGTGCAATGAAATTTGAGGACGGCCAGGTTCAGGCTGAACTTGCCGAAGAGTAA
- a CDS encoding DNA-binding protein, whose protein sequence is MGDEELANIRKKRMEELQRQQMNQGSMEEEMQRQKQAEAQLHLVLMQILEPEARERLNTIKMTKPEFAKAVEQQLVMLAQSGRLNNRISDEQLKHLLRQLVPEKKDYNITRR, encoded by the coding sequence ATGGGTGATGAAGAGCTTGCCAATATTCGTAAAAAACGTATGGAAGAACTCCAGCGTCAGCAGATGAATCAGGGTTCGATGGAAGAAGAGATGCAGCGTCAGAAACAGGCAGAAGCACAGCTTCACCTGGTCCTCATGCAAATACTGGAACCGGAAGCCCGTGAGCGTTTAAACACCATCAAAATGACAAAACCTGAGTTTGCCAAGGCTGTCGAACAGCAGCTTGTGATGCTTGCACAAAGCGGCAGGCTAAACAACCGCATTTCAGATGAACAATTAAAACATCTGCTAAGACAGCTTGTACCGGAAAAGAAAGATTATAACATCACACGCAGGTAA
- the rpl18a gene encoding 50S ribosomal protein L18Ae, producing the protein MADQKYEVSGEFKNGYDYQPFRKVIAAPNEAQASERTFAIIGSKHRLKRNYIKINGITLIDGE; encoded by the coding sequence ATGGCAGACCAGAAATATGAGGTGAGCGGTGAATTCAAAAATGGCTATGATTATCAGCCATTTAGAAAAGTTATTGCTGCACCTAATGAAGCACAGGCTTCCGAAAGAACATTTGCAATCATCGGAAGTAAACACAGATTAAAGAGAAATTATATCAAAATTAACGGCATTACATTGATCGATGGTGAGTAA
- a CDS encoding signal recognition particle protein Srp54, with protein sequence MLDRLGTGLKDAMKKLAGKTVIDKAAVDELVKDLQRVLLQSDVNVKLVMGLSKAIKSRALEEEPPKGMSVREHVLRIVYQELVNLMGKDVTVTLGPQTILMAGLQGSGKTTTTGKLARFFQRKGLRVGVICADVFRPGAYDQLKTLCNKINVPCYGEPGETDAVKIVQNGIPELKNSEVLLIDTQGRHALENELIDEIIALNELTKATHRWLVIDAALGQQAREQAARFHEAINIDGVIITKMDGTAKGGGALSAVAETGSGIVFIGSGETIEDLERFDPDSFISRLLGMGDLHSLIERAEEAIGDQEIDVNAMMKGKFTLRDMYKQLESLKKMGPLKQVMSMLPLGGVEIPQDAYDVTGKKMERYKIIMDSMTSEELDNPSMISGSRVQRISLGAGATPEEVRELLKYYKTMQRTLKGFRGMGGKFNMQRMMKKFGGM encoded by the coding sequence ATGCTTGATCGCCTCGGTACCGGTCTTAAAGATGCAATGAAAAAACTGGCAGGTAAAACTGTCATAGACAAGGCAGCCGTAGATGAGCTTGTAAAGGATTTACAGCGTGTTCTTCTTCAGTCTGATGTGAACGTCAAACTTGTTATGGGACTTTCAAAGGCCATCAAGAGCCGTGCACTTGAAGAAGAACCACCAAAAGGAATGAGTGTCAGAGAACATGTTCTCCGCATTGTCTATCAGGAACTGGTAAACCTGATGGGGAAGGATGTCACAGTAACCCTCGGTCCGCAAACAATTTTAATGGCAGGTCTTCAGGGCAGTGGTAAGACAACCACTACCGGAAAACTTGCAAGATTTTTTCAAAGGAAAGGTCTCAGGGTGGGGGTTATCTGTGCAGACGTTTTCCGTCCGGGAGCATATGATCAGCTAAAGACACTCTGCAATAAAATCAATGTTCCCTGTTATGGCGAACCTGGTGAAACTGACGCTGTAAAAATCGTACAAAACGGTATTCCGGAACTAAAAAATTCCGAGGTCCTTCTAATAGATACACAAGGGCGCCATGCTCTTGAAAATGAGTTAATTGACGAAATCATTGCACTCAATGAACTTACAAAAGCCACACACAGATGGCTTGTCATTGATGCCGCACTGGGTCAGCAGGCCCGTGAACAGGCAGCACGTTTTCATGAAGCAATCAACATTGACGGCGTCATAATAACAAAGATGGACGGTACCGCAAAAGGAGGCGGTGCCCTTTCGGCAGTTGCAGAAACAGGTTCGGGAATTGTTTTCATTGGAAGTGGAGAGACAATAGAAGATCTCGAACGCTTTGATCCAGACAGCTTTATTTCCCGTCTTTTGGGTATGGGAGATCTTCATTCGCTAATCGAACGTGCTGAAGAAGCAATAGGCGATCAGGAGATCGATGTTAATGCTATGATGAAAGGAAAATTCACCCTTCGTGATATGTATAAACAACTTGAATCCCTCAAAAAGATGGGTCCCTTAAAGCAGGTTATGTCTATGCTTCCATTAGGCGGCGTCGAAATCCCACAGGATGCCTATGATGTAACCGGAAAAAAGATGGAACGCTATAAAATTATAATGGATTCGATGACTTCCGAAGAGTTGGACAATCCGTCAATGATCAGCGGTTCACGTGTCCAGCGTATATCACTGGGTGCCGGTGCAACTCCCGAAGAAGTCAGGGAACTCCTGAAATATTATAAAACAATGCAGCGTACTCTCAAAGGATTCCGCGGTATGGGTGGCAAATTCAACATGCAACGGATGATGAAGAAATTTGGCGGGATGTAA
- a CDS encoding 30S ribosomal protein S19e, with protein MTTVYDIPPDVLIEKVAGELEKLDAIETPEWANFAKTGVHKQMPPKDEKWWFKRAASILRRVYVDGPVGVQRLRSFYGGKQDRGSKPYQFRRGSGSVTRKALQQLEAAGFVENTKDGRVVSPAGRAFIDGVAHKAKESVVETIPGLAKY; from the coding sequence ATGACAACAGTATATGATATCCCACCAGATGTCTTAATCGAGAAAGTGGCTGGTGAGCTTGAAAAGCTCGATGCGATCGAGACTCCAGAGTGGGCTAACTTTGCCAAAACCGGTGTCCACAAACAGATGCCACCAAAAGATGAAAAATGGTGGTTCAAACGTGCAGCATCAATTCTGCGCCGTGTGTATGTTGACGGACCAGTAGGTGTCCAGAGACTTAGATCATTCTATGGTGGTAAACAGGACCGCGGTTCAAAACCATACCAGTTCAGAAGAGGATCAGGTTCAGTAACCCGTAAGGCTCTTCAGCAGCTTGAAGCAGCAGGTTTCGTTGAGAACACCAAAGACGGACGTGTAGTTTCTCCGGCAGGAAGAGCGTTCATCGATGGTGTTGCGCATAAAGCAAAAGAGAGTGTTGTAGAAACAATTCCAGGTCTGGCAAAATACTAA